A genomic stretch from Ignavibacteriota bacterium includes:
- a CDS encoding AAA family ATPase produces MAVPHAFQFDQTIDVFRRAIEFVNRRIINRTEVIDQIFCALLTREHALIQSRTGAAKSLLAQQIFTMFSGAHVFMVQASKEQQPDTYFGGLDIEQLKQGRIIHNTRDSLVESEFGFIDEIFDANDYTLRALLTTLNERALVLGVQQVPARVHSVIAATNYLRVSEITEAILDRFVYKALFIPKKVGSVQYKIARNYIEHGGRAVEPTEKIPYDVLCRTSLVITGRDPVNAIRIPKDVIFFANSVVRHYESQRNRLLKEKPREQQQIKDFYISPRTYTKSLDMLRASAFLHGREEVVKEDVAKLWYLHTTVGLQEQKELFLKSYDTILHQLGAARAFEQITRMLDFQDLLDRLRAEPELLKQSITDLEGLPIRRTLKEWARETLGISDASVEHNRRLLEGYVKTFEPLTEEILDLRHAQEREIHELFHPIAHVWA; encoded by the coding sequence GTGGCAGTTCCGCATGCTTTTCAGTTCGACCAGACCATCGATGTATTCCGGCGGGCCATCGAATTTGTCAACCGTCGCATCATCAATAGAACGGAGGTCATCGATCAGATCTTCTGCGCGCTACTCACGCGCGAGCATGCTCTGATACAGAGCCGCACTGGTGCGGCAAAGTCGCTGCTCGCACAGCAGATTTTTACGATGTTCAGCGGCGCTCACGTCTTTATGGTACAGGCCTCCAAGGAACAACAGCCTGACACGTATTTCGGGGGACTCGATATCGAGCAGTTGAAACAGGGGCGTATCATACACAACACGCGCGACTCGCTCGTCGAATCGGAATTCGGCTTCATCGACGAGATCTTCGACGCGAATGATTATACGCTGCGCGCGCTGCTCACCACCCTCAACGAACGCGCTCTTGTCCTCGGTGTGCAGCAGGTGCCGGCACGTGTGCACAGTGTCATCGCCGCCACCAATTACCTGCGCGTCAGCGAAATCACCGAGGCAATCCTCGACCGCTTTGTGTACAAGGCCTTGTTCATCCCGAAAAAGGTGGGATCCGTCCAGTACAAAATCGCCCGAAATTACATAGAACATGGGGGCCGCGCGGTCGAGCCCACGGAGAAAATCCCGTACGACGTACTCTGCCGCACATCCCTCGTTATCACGGGACGTGATCCCGTCAACGCGATACGTATTCCAAAGGACGTCATCTTTTTTGCGAATTCCGTCGTGCGGCACTATGAATCTCAGCGGAACCGGCTCCTGAAGGAGAAACCGCGGGAGCAGCAGCAGATCAAGGATTTCTACATCTCTCCGCGCACGTACACAAAAAGTCTGGACATGCTCCGCGCCAGCGCCTTCCTGCATGGCAGGGAGGAAGTCGTCAAGGAGGACGTGGCGAAACTCTGGTATCTGCACACGACCGTCGGCCTGCAGGAGCAGAAGGAACTGTTCCTCAAGTCGTATGATACGATTCTGCATCAGCTCGGAGCCGCGCGCGCCTTCGAGCAAATCACGCGTATGCTCGATTTCCAGGATCTGCTCGACCGCCTGCGTGCAGAACCAGAGCTTTTGAAACAATCCATTACCGATCTCGAAGGTCTGCCCATACGTCGTACACTGAAGGAATGGGCGCGTGAAACCCTCGGCATCTCCGACGCTTCGGTCGAGCACAACAGGCGCCTGCTGGAGGGATATGTCAAGACCTTTGAACCGCTGACCGAGGAGATCCTCGATCTGCGGCACGCGCAGGAGCGGGAGATACACGAACTCTTCCATCCTATCGCTCACGTCTGGGCATAA
- a CDS encoding VWA domain-containing protein — MAGLYDHFFDLMEDLGFFEHIYENLPPDFTAVFEIARVLEDANHTLTARLAPALSLARPALRTQAQEAGEDQQVILTTSEEDEAGLIRSPQHVSRMYNSQWLLPEDVLWRKLAKKELWVPYPKEPTYYAVDPDEEEYRPDGRKQKLYILLDTSSSMAMRNRINLAKAIVYHVLAHNLKELGYIHLRTFDVKVGELHEARDRESYHSLLSFIMRLHTLGNGTAMSKAITQAVEDISRLPQLSGTEILVITDGACALDEQAIRSLLGDQIIINTVKIGKSQLIASKSLIHDRIFEEDTAQHRLIADMQSRERELARQLEHAQSPNARRKYEESLRSLRAEMNRQVDAMTEEIVVGYGHELERLSEVYVAVDDIDMASMLPAGGTHIDALENLHDMLLQRGDEQALLDLLRKLTILHDHLQYLLQNTRDPAQKVRLEALDAKVAASLRQLLEAGNDEQHSLLDYLAPEDRHDIQYLLQASHSMGLSLWKLLLRRIMARLRRRSPRKS, encoded by the coding sequence ATGGCCGGGCTCTACGATCACTTTTTTGATCTGATGGAGGACCTCGGGTTCTTCGAGCATATCTATGAGAACCTGCCGCCGGATTTCACCGCCGTGTTCGAGATCGCGCGGGTGCTCGAGGATGCGAATCACACACTCACGGCCCGGCTTGCGCCCGCACTCTCGCTCGCGCGCCCGGCCCTGCGCACCCAGGCGCAGGAGGCAGGCGAGGATCAGCAGGTCATTCTGACCACGTCGGAAGAGGACGAGGCGGGACTCATCCGTTCACCGCAACATGTCTCGCGTATGTACAACAGCCAATGGCTGCTGCCCGAGGACGTGCTCTGGCGGAAACTCGCAAAAAAGGAGCTGTGGGTCCCATATCCCAAGGAACCGACCTACTATGCCGTCGATCCTGACGAGGAGGAGTACCGGCCGGACGGCCGCAAGCAAAAATTGTACATCCTTCTCGACACCTCGAGTTCCATGGCAATGCGCAACCGGATCAATCTCGCAAAAGCCATCGTCTACCATGTTCTTGCGCACAACCTGAAGGAACTCGGCTACATCCACCTGCGGACCTTCGACGTGAAGGTGGGAGAACTGCACGAAGCGCGCGACAGGGAGAGTTATCACAGTCTGCTCAGCTTCATCATGCGGCTGCACACGCTGGGAAATGGAACCGCGATGTCAAAGGCCATCACGCAGGCCGTCGAGGATATTTCGCGTCTGCCGCAGCTCTCTGGAACCGAAATACTCGTCATCACCGACGGTGCATGCGCGCTCGACGAGCAGGCGATCCGCTCGCTGCTCGGTGATCAGATCATCATCAACACCGTAAAAATCGGCAAGTCCCAACTGATCGCGTCAAAAAGTCTGATTCACGACCGCATCTTCGAGGAGGACACCGCACAGCATCGGCTGATCGCCGACATGCAGTCGCGCGAAAGGGAACTCGCGCGACAGCTCGAACATGCGCAGAGCCCGAACGCCCGCCGGAAATATGAGGAATCGCTCAGGAGTCTGCGCGCGGAGATGAACCGTCAGGTCGACGCAATGACCGAGGAAATTGTGGTGGGCTACGGGCATGAACTCGAGCGCCTCTCCGAAGTCTACGTCGCCGTTGACGACATCGATATGGCCTCGATGCTGCCCGCGGGGGGCACACACATCGACGCGCTCGAGAATCTGCATGACATGCTTCTGCAACGCGGCGACGAGCAGGCCCTGCTCGATCTGCTGCGCAAGCTGACCATTCTGCACGACCACCTCCAGTACCTCCTGCAGAATACGCGGGACCCCGCACAAAAAGTGCGGCTGGAGGCGCTGGACGCCAAAGTCGCCGCATCTCTGCGGCAACTGCTCGAGGCCGGAAACGACGAACAGCACAGTCTGCTCGATTATCTCGCTCCCGAGGACAGGCACGATATCCAATATCTCCTGCAGGCCTCACATTCGATGGGCCTCTCGCTCTGGAAACTGCTGCTGCGCAGAATCATGGCGCGTCTGCGCCGCAGATCCCCACGGAAATCCTGA
- a CDS encoding AtpZ/AtpI family protein has product MTHPLKQQTEGHGLGETLRSMLPYTQIGWQLVSTILLFFGIGYALDMWLELRPICTVIGAVLGVVIAMVGFFRSAQSLFKEK; this is encoded by the coding sequence ATGACACACCCCTTGAAACAGCAGACGGAAGGTCACGGGCTCGGCGAAACGCTTCGAAGCATGCTTCCGTACACGCAGATCGGTTGGCAGTTGGTCAGCACGATCCTTCTGTTTTTCGGGATTGGATATGCTCTGGATATGTGGCTCGAACTTCGTCCCATATGCACAGTCATCGGGGCGGTGCTCGGAGTTGTTATCGCCATGGTCGGCTTTTTCAGGTCGGCTCAGTCACTCTTTAAGGAGAAATAA
- the atpB gene encoding F0F1 ATP synthase subunit A, with protein sequence MRTQSGYFTRLTALAGILALLASFQLRAGNEPGHGEHSTSDTAAAVAAHGDDAHHAGAHDVSSLTPKEEMMSILEHKVENTPYIHEWPFPMVELPTNWVVNIAGFSLNLSPTRHLVYMWIAGLLTVFMTVLAARKNAGKTVPRGFGNMIEAMIVFIRDEVAAPFLGHDTKRYLPLLLTFFFFIATMNLVGLLPFGATSTGNIAVTAGLAIITFLMMIGGGMRANGVFGYMKGIVPHGLPWPLYIIMIPIEVMGMFTKPFALTVRLFANMVSGGLVIGAFYALIFGLDTVAVAPLSLVFLLFMSLLKIFVCLLQAYIFTMLSAFFIGMSVHQEH encoded by the coding sequence ATGCGCACACAATCCGGATATTTCACTCGACTGACAGCCCTCGCGGGTATTCTCGCGTTGCTGGCGAGCTTCCAGCTTCGCGCCGGAAACGAACCAGGTCACGGGGAGCATTCGACATCCGACACGGCGGCTGCCGTAGCGGCTCACGGTGACGATGCGCATCATGCGGGCGCGCACGACGTGAGCAGTCTCACGCCGAAAGAAGAGATGATGTCGATTCTCGAGCACAAGGTCGAGAACACGCCCTATATCCACGAATGGCCGTTTCCAATGGTGGAACTGCCAACGAATTGGGTGGTGAACATTGCCGGTTTTTCGCTGAATCTGTCGCCGACACGTCACCTCGTGTACATGTGGATCGCCGGTCTGCTCACGGTGTTCATGACCGTGCTCGCCGCGCGTAAAAACGCGGGCAAGACTGTTCCCAGGGGCTTCGGCAACATGATCGAGGCGATGATTGTTTTTATTCGCGACGAAGTCGCCGCGCCATTCCTGGGCCATGATACCAAGCGGTATCTTCCGCTTCTTCTTACATTTTTCTTTTTCATCGCGACGATGAATCTCGTTGGTCTGCTGCCTTTCGGCGCGACCTCGACAGGCAATATCGCGGTGACAGCAGGACTCGCCATCATCACATTTCTTATGATGATCGGCGGCGGTATGCGTGCCAACGGCGTCTTCGGGTACATGAAAGGCATCGTGCCTCACGGTTTGCCGTGGCCGCTGTACATCATCATGATACCAATCGAAGTGATGGGCATGTTCACAAAGCCCTTCGCCCTGACCGTCCGTCTCTTCGCGAACATGGTGTCCGGCGGCCTTGTGATCGGTGCCTTTTACGCGCTGATTTTCGGACTCGACACCGTGGCGGTCGCGCCGCTGTCGCTGGTATTTCTGCTCTTCATGTCGCTGCTCAAGATTTTTGTGTGCCTTCTTCAGGCATATATCTTCACGATGCTCTCGGCGTTCTTTATCGGAATGTCCGTTCACCAGGAGCATTGA
- the atpE gene encoding ATP synthase F0 subunit C yields MEGLSHLAAGLGAAIVVVGAGLGIGKLAAAALEAIGRQPEAAGDLRGAMIIMAALIEGIALFAVVVCLLLAIK; encoded by the coding sequence ATGGAGGGTCTGTCTCATCTCGCCGCCGGTCTGGGCGCAGCCATTGTTGTCGTCGGTGCCGGTCTCGGTATCGGCAAGCTTGCCGCCGCAGCGCTTGAAGCGATCGGTCGTCAGCCGGAAGCCGCCGGCGATCTCCGCGGCGCGATGATCATCATGGCAGCGCTTATCGAAGGTATCGCGCTCTTCGCCGTGGTGGTCTGTCTGCTTCTCGCTATCAAGTAA
- the atpF gene encoding F0F1 ATP synthase subunit B, which produces MDKLLMLEPGMIIWTFITFGCLLFILKKFAWKPLLASLEKREEGIRSTLQRTEHAREEAEALLAEHRKIMQSSELEARRIIDEARQSADKVRDEILAKAEEQARMMTTQAKADIQREKETALAQLRSEIADLAILAASRILKENLDETRNKALVESFIADLPKN; this is translated from the coding sequence ATGGATAAACTGTTGATGCTTGAACCGGGGATGATTATCTGGACGTTCATCACGTTCGGATGTCTCCTGTTCATTCTGAAAAAATTTGCATGGAAGCCGCTGCTCGCCTCTCTCGAGAAGAGGGAAGAGGGCATCCGTTCCACTTTGCAGCGCACGGAACATGCGCGCGAAGAGGCGGAGGCACTGCTTGCGGAGCATCGCAAGATCATGCAGTCGTCGGAACTCGAGGCGCGCCGCATCATCGATGAGGCGAGGCAATCGGCCGACAAGGTGCGCGACGAGATCCTCGCCAAGGCGGAGGAGCAGGCGCGCATGATGACCACGCAGGCGAAGGCCGATATTCAGCGTGAGAAGGAAACCGCCCTCGCCCAGCTCCGCAGTGAAATCGCGGATCTCGCCATTCTCGCGGCGTCGCGCATCCTGAAGGAGAACCTCGACGAGACGCGCAACAAGGCGCTCGTGGAATCCTTCATCGCCGACCTTCCCAAGAATTGA
- the atpH gene encoding ATP synthase F1 subunit delta yields the protein MLISRVARRYALAMFDSLPEGEERAKIFASLADLHDIFHSSRELQHFFASPIIPFSKKEQVLEILFRDRVVPAIYDMLQFLLVKRREGLLHEIIEAIFELDKIHRGVTTVDVQSQSSMPPEQREHLEKKLAELTGGPVSASYSEDSGLIGGLVVRVGDTVYDGSVRRQLQRLRARFISGAA from the coding sequence ATGCTCATCTCCCGTGTCGCTCGGCGCTACGCGCTCGCAATGTTCGATTCCCTGCCCGAGGGCGAGGAACGTGCAAAGATCTTTGCATCGCTGGCTGATCTCCACGACATTTTCCACTCGTCGCGTGAACTGCAGCATTTCTTTGCGTCGCCCATCATTCCTTTCTCAAAGAAGGAACAGGTGCTCGAAATCCTCTTCCGCGATCGTGTTGTTCCGGCGATTTACGACATGCTGCAGTTCCTCCTCGTCAAGCGGCGTGAAGGTCTGCTGCACGAAATCATCGAGGCGATCTTCGAGCTCGATAAAATCCACCGCGGTGTCACTACCGTCGACGTCCAGTCACAATCGTCCATGCCCCCTGAACAGCGCGAGCATCTCGAGAAAAAACTCGCCGAGCTTACGGGCGGACCAGTCAGCGCATCCTATTCCGAAGACTCCGGTCTGATCGGAGGTCTCGTCGTGCGTGTCGGTGACACCGTGTACGATGGAAGCGTGCGCCGCCAGTTGCAACGGCTGCGCGCGAGATTCATCAGCGGCGCCGCCTAG
- a CDS encoding F0F1 ATP synthase subunit alpha — protein MSEVRPDEVSAILRKQLSGFDSEVDIYEVGTVLQVGDSVARVYGLTRCMAGELIEFPNDVFGMALNLEEDNVGCILFGESSRVSEGDTVKRTGRVMSIPVGEDMLGRVINPLGQPIDGRGVIHTDQLMPIERKALGVIQRQAVKEPLQTGIKAIDSMIPIGRGQRELIIGDRQTGKTAIALDTIINQKYTHTEEARRRGVNPVYCIYVAIGQKGSTVAQVYTKLQEEGAMAYTTIVTANANDPAPMQYIAPYSGATIGEYFRDAGRHALVIYDDLSKQASAYREISLLLRRPPGREAYPGDVFYLHSRLLERASKLSEELGGGSLTALPIIETQAGDVSAYIPTNVISITDGQIYLEPGLFNAGQRPAVNVGISVSRVGGNAQVKAMRKIAGSLRLDLAQYRELEAFAKFGSDLDKATQQLLRRGAHLLELLKQGQYKPMPIEEQIISIFAGVKGFTDEIPLPHVPRFEQEFLELMRSRHRDVLDLIADTREINDETAAKLEQALRDFAASFSLSLSAGA, from the coding sequence ATGTCAGAAGTTCGTCCCGACGAAGTATCAGCAATTCTCCGCAAACAGCTCAGCGGATTCGACAGCGAAGTCGACATCTACGAAGTCGGCACAGTCCTCCAGGTGGGGGATAGCGTCGCGCGCGTCTATGGATTGACGCGGTGTATGGCAGGTGAGCTGATTGAGTTTCCGAACGATGTTTTCGGCATGGCGCTGAATCTGGAAGAAGACAACGTGGGCTGCATTCTGTTCGGCGAATCGTCGCGCGTGAGCGAGGGTGATACGGTGAAGCGCACCGGCCGCGTGATGTCGATCCCCGTTGGCGAGGACATGCTCGGGCGTGTCATCAATCCTCTGGGCCAACCCATCGACGGGCGCGGTGTGATCCACACCGATCAACTGATGCCGATCGAGCGGAAGGCGCTTGGTGTGATTCAGAGGCAGGCCGTGAAAGAACCGCTGCAGACTGGCATCAAGGCCATCGACTCGATGATCCCCATCGGCCGCGGACAGCGCGAGCTTATCATCGGAGACCGTCAGACAGGCAAGACCGCGATCGCGCTCGACACGATCATCAACCAGAAGTACACGCATACGGAAGAGGCGCGACGCCGCGGAGTGAATCCCGTGTATTGCATCTATGTCGCTATCGGGCAGAAGGGATCGACCGTTGCGCAGGTGTACACGAAGCTGCAGGAAGAAGGCGCGATGGCCTACACCACCATCGTCACTGCCAATGCAAACGACCCGGCTCCGATGCAGTACATCGCGCCGTATTCTGGGGCAACGATCGGCGAGTATTTCCGTGATGCCGGCCGCCACGCGCTGGTCATTTATGACGATCTTTCGAAGCAGGCGTCAGCATACCGCGAAATTTCGCTTCTGCTCCGCCGCCCGCCGGGCCGTGAAGCATATCCCGGCGACGTGTTTTATCTGCACTCACGCCTGCTCGAGCGTGCGTCGAAGCTCAGCGAAGAACTCGGCGGCGGCAGTCTCACAGCGCTTCCCATTATCGAAACGCAGGCTGGCGACGTTTCGGCGTACATCCCCACGAATGTGATCTCGATCACGGACGGACAGATTTACCTTGAGCCCGGCCTGTTCAACGCGGGCCAGCGACCCGCCGTAAACGTCGGTATTTCGGTCTCACGTGTGGGCGGCAACGCACAGGTGAAAGCCATGCGCAAGATTGCCGGTTCCTTGCGCCTCGATCTCGCGCAATACCGCGAACTCGAGGCCTTCGCAAAATTCGGCTCCGACCTCGACAAGGCCACGCAGCAGCTCCTGCGCCGCGGCGCACATCTCCTCGAACTGCTCAAGCAGGGCCAGTACAAGCCGATGCCGATCGAGGAGCAGATCATCAGCATTTTTGCGGGTGTGAAGGGCTTCACGGATGAAATTCCGCTGCCGCATGTGCCGCGTTTTGAACAGGAATTTCTGGAATTGATGCGTTCGCGCCACCGTGACGTGCTCGATCTGATCGCCGACACGCGCGAGATCAACGACGAAACCGCCGCGAAGCTCGAGCAGGCATTACGCGATTTTGCAGCATCCTTCTCCCTCTCACTCTCGGCGGGTGCCTGA
- the atpG gene encoding ATP synthase F1 subunit gamma codes for MANLREIRRRIAGIRSTSKITQAMKLVAAAKLRRAQDSIISARPYARHLRGLMKHMLARVDRASLPLWFEGRDDAAVLIVVVTADRGLCGAFNTNVIKAAVDRIERVYADKHAEGKVRLVCVGRRGYQFFVKRDIEVVGKHLGIVNAPDHAAAKVIIDEILATYMSGEIGTVEVIYNEFKSIIQQRLQVETLLPIPAEEVPAVEAHGHTFHSFVDYIYEPSEQALMEFLIPKQLNFQMLRVLLESNAAEQGARMTAMDAATSNAKDLINRLQLEYNSARQASITKEILEIVGGAEALRKSD; via the coding sequence ATGGCGAACCTTCGCGAAATCCGACGGCGCATCGCGGGAATTCGAAGCACTTCGAAGATCACGCAGGCGATGAAGCTCGTTGCGGCTGCGAAGCTGCGCCGCGCGCAGGACTCCATCATCTCGGCGCGTCCCTACGCGCGACATCTCCGCGGTCTCATGAAACACATGCTCGCACGTGTGGACCGCGCAAGCCTCCCTCTGTGGTTCGAGGGGCGCGATGATGCGGCTGTGCTTATCGTGGTTGTTACAGCCGACCGTGGCCTCTGCGGCGCCTTCAACACCAACGTCATCAAGGCCGCAGTCGACCGTATTGAACGTGTCTATGCAGACAAACACGCCGAAGGCAAGGTGCGCCTGGTGTGTGTCGGACGGCGCGGCTACCAGTTTTTTGTCAAGCGCGATATCGAGGTGGTGGGCAAACATCTGGGCATTGTGAATGCGCCCGACCATGCCGCGGCAAAAGTCATCATCGACGAGATCCTCGCGACATACATGTCGGGAGAAATTGGTACTGTCGAGGTGATATACAACGAGTTCAAATCCATCATCCAGCAGAGGCTGCAGGTGGAAACGTTGTTGCCGATACCCGCGGAAGAAGTGCCCGCAGTCGAGGCACACGGTCATACGTTCCACAGTTTTGTGGATTACATCTACGAGCCATCGGAACAGGCGTTGATGGAATTCCTCATACCGAAACAGCTCAATTTCCAGATGCTCCGCGTGCTGCTCGAATCAAACGCGGCGGAGCAGGGCGCCCGCATGACCGCGATGGACGCTGCGACGAGCAATGCGAAGGACCTCATCAACCGCCTCCAGCTCGAATACAACAGCGCGCGTCAGGCGAGCATCACCAAGGAAATCCTCGAGATCGTCGGCGGAGCCGAGGCGTTGCGCAAGAGCGACTAG